The Sediminispirochaeta smaragdinae DSM 11293 genome has a segment encoding these proteins:
- a CDS encoding FAD-binding protein, producing MRKGYAFLISAIAAMLLFTGCHPSNLSFTAGSYIGTAQGKNGQIKVEVSVDEDSINSIKIVENHETEGLADTALKLIPAEIIKNQSLAVDTVSGATIVSDAIKEAVKNALEPSGVDLKRLSETHSEAHKEKGSAQKTPMAPGVYTGSAYGKWAKGSNEGARFGSPKVIQPITVDVKVDEDSILDVTVTNCDDTPGFKEPAIERMQKDIVEKQSIAVDVVSGCTMTCRGIISAVTQAMEQAGADFTDFNAKTEKRNSTEEYTADVVIAGGGTAGTAAALAAIEKGANVVIVEKTGKIGGMGVCSTGFIGVESSFTKAAGSKVTVDEVFKEMMEYSDWTANPLIVKTILEKSGDTADWLAAHGYKLKIGGYGYTHDTGKGTQKMQDLYDNYILPAGAKLLLETSATELLIDGARVTGLKAVKKDGTVVTVHADAVIIATGGFGGNPEMLERYTGSSNYYLSGLSASTGDGLNMALSAGAMMNEEIFPHLTEFAASTTLDYNSYFMKYLNYGGLLQVNIEGKRFMDEGLCAEQPLAKGASAIRTAGSFYVIFDQATLDTLHTQGFPGLFPKETTEMLKKTILWRGRALVPFTSIMDEMQRAMDAHIACKGSSIEELESQMGVEKDVLVNTVARYKQMVDQKQDDDFYKNPVWLTQTINGGPYYAVRMEPAIFGTSGGIKVNEQFQVVNKELQPIAGLYAAGQDTGGFMGYPYYDIPGCTMGYSYNSGRIAGEHAVDYSNRN from the coding sequence ATGAGAAAGGGTTATGCTTTTTTGATATCGGCAATAGCTGCCATGTTGCTTTTTACCGGATGTCATCCATCAAATTTGAGTTTTACTGCAGGCTCGTATATCGGAACGGCCCAGGGTAAAAACGGCCAGATCAAAGTAGAGGTGTCTGTTGATGAGGACTCAATTAACAGCATAAAAATAGTTGAAAATCATGAGACAGAAGGTCTTGCAGACACTGCTCTGAAGCTGATTCCAGCTGAGATTATTAAGAACCAGAGTTTGGCTGTGGATACGGTGTCCGGCGCGACTATTGTCAGCGATGCAATAAAGGAAGCGGTCAAAAACGCTCTGGAGCCATCGGGTGTAGATTTAAAACGGCTCTCAGAAACACATTCCGAGGCACATAAAGAAAAGGGTTCAGCACAGAAGACACCAATGGCACCCGGAGTTTACACTGGAAGTGCATACGGGAAATGGGCCAAGGGAAGCAATGAAGGTGCCCGTTTCGGTTCGCCCAAGGTAATACAACCGATAACAGTTGATGTAAAGGTTGATGAAGATTCGATCCTTGATGTTACCGTTACAAACTGTGACGATACCCCTGGATTCAAGGAACCGGCAATAGAACGCATGCAGAAGGATATTGTTGAAAAACAAAGTATCGCTGTTGATGTTGTTTCCGGATGCACCATGACCTGCCGGGGTATTATTTCTGCGGTTACCCAGGCCATGGAACAAGCAGGCGCCGATTTTACGGATTTTAATGCAAAAACCGAAAAACGTAATTCCACTGAGGAATACACGGCTGATGTTGTTATAGCAGGAGGCGGTACGGCGGGCACTGCCGCTGCGCTTGCGGCCATAGAAAAAGGCGCCAATGTTGTCATTGTAGAAAAGACGGGAAAAATCGGGGGTATGGGAGTCTGTTCCACGGGGTTTATCGGGGTTGAAAGCTCCTTTACAAAGGCTGCCGGTTCAAAGGTGACAGTCGATGAGGTTTTCAAGGAAATGATGGAATACTCGGACTGGACCGCAAACCCCTTGATAGTCAAAACCATTCTTGAAAAATCAGGAGATACCGCGGATTGGTTAGCTGCTCATGGGTACAAGTTAAAGATAGGCGGATACGGATATACCCACGATACCGGAAAAGGTACACAGAAAATGCAGGACCTTTACGACAATTATATCCTTCCGGCAGGCGCAAAGCTACTTCTTGAAACCTCCGCTACAGAGCTGCTCATAGACGGAGCCAGGGTCACAGGGCTCAAGGCTGTAAAAAAGGATGGAACCGTTGTAACAGTACATGCCGATGCCGTTATCATTGCCACCGGAGGGTTTGGAGGAAACCCTGAAATGCTTGAAAGGTATACAGGCAGTTCCAACTATTATCTTTCAGGACTATCTGCCAGCACCGGCGACGGGTTGAACATGGCCCTTTCTGCCGGAGCAATGATGAACGAGGAAATTTTTCCTCACCTGACGGAATTTGCTGCCAGCACCACCCTGGATTACAACAGTTACTTCATGAAGTATTTGAATTACGGAGGCCTCCTGCAGGTAAATATCGAAGGCAAAAGGTTTATGGATGAGGGACTTTGTGCAGAACAACCTCTTGCAAAGGGGGCTTCGGCAATAAGGACCGCAGGCTCTTTTTATGTCATATTTGATCAAGCCACCCTTGATACCCTGCATACTCAGGGCTTTCCGGGATTGTTTCCAAAAGAAACCACCGAAATGCTCAAGAAAACGATTCTGTGGAGAGGCAGGGCTCTGGTCCCTTTTACCTCCATCATGGATGAGATGCAGAGAGCCATGGATGCACATATTGCATGTAAGGGCAGCAGCATCGAAGAACTGGAATCCCAGATGGGAGTTGAGAAAGATGTCCTTGTTAATACGGTAGCAAGATACAAGCAAATGGTTGATCAAAAGCAGGATGATGATTTTTACAAGAATCCTGTATGGCTTACCCAGACAATTAATGGAGGCCCCTATTACGCTGTCCGTATGGAGCCTGCCATATTCGGAACAAGCGGCGGAATAAAAGTTAATGAACAATTCCAGGTTGTCAACAAAGAATTGCAGCCGATAGCAGGATTATATGCGGCAGGACAGGATACAGGAGGTTTCATGGGCTACCCCTACTACGATATCCCGGGCTGCACTATGGGGTATTCTTATAATTCAGGAAGAATAGCCGGTGAACATGCCGTTGATTATTCAAATAGGAACTAA
- a CDS encoding helix-turn-helix domain-containing protein: protein MKLICLLDFYFRVMEITGQNRACQNKVLVEHIIKYVKDNYCNGLYMEKVASHMDLSSKYISKIFKQRMGISLVDYISLVQIDRSKELLLDTNKTIDEIAGSVGINSRVTFYRLFKKHEGISPSSFRRATP from the coding sequence TTGAAACTTATCTGTCTTCTGGACTTTTATTTCAGGGTGATGGAAATTACAGGCCAGAATAGAGCATGTCAAAATAAGGTTCTGGTTGAGCACATCATAAAATATGTGAAGGACAATTATTGCAACGGATTATATATGGAGAAGGTAGCATCTCATATGGATCTCTCTTCCAAATATATCTCAAAAATTTTTAAACAGAGAATGGGCATTTCACTTGTTGATTACATCAGTCTGGTGCAGATCGATAGGTCAAAAGAGCTTCTTCTTGATACAAATAAAACAATAGATGAGATAGCCGGCAGCGTAGGCATTAATAGCCGGGTTACCTTTTACCGGTTATTCAAGAAACATGAGGGTATTAGTCCCAGCTCATTTAGAAGAGCAACTCCATAA